The proteins below come from a single Cupriavidus pauculus genomic window:
- a CDS encoding sensor histidine kinase — MKRLQLSLSQKLAGVFAALLLACCGASAWLQVRANAMHETEVVQDISRGLAAYIGRTALREDQSELEPAALRRLFGQLMVVNPSVEVYLLDDQGRIRGHDAPEGHLIRDRVDLAPIRKLIDGGALPIFGDDPRSASARKVFSAAPLRQGGYIYVVLQGEAHDKLAAQASRTAVMRTTLWSMALVTTLGLAAGLAAFALITRPLRRLTVKISQFDSTGGHAVRTERPPAPAARDEITALETAFSQMASRIDAQWRELAQQDQERRDMVANISHDLRTPLTSLHGYLEALSLKADVLSREERQRYLDIALAQSAKVGGLAQALFELARLEHGMVQATPEAFSMVDLAQDVLEKFALPAEAKQLHLRAGVPPMLPAVRADLGMIERVLTNLLDNAIRHTPAGGTVEVDLAAEDGKVAVTVSDSGPGIPAALRESIFNRPFPSGGAHRGGGLGLLIVQRMLQLNGSQIRLVDTPVGATLRFALPVSR; from the coding sequence GCGATGCACGAGACCGAGGTCGTGCAGGATATTTCGCGGGGACTCGCGGCCTATATCGGGCGCACGGCGCTGCGCGAGGACCAGAGCGAGCTGGAGCCGGCCGCGCTGCGCCGCCTGTTCGGCCAGCTGATGGTGGTCAATCCGAGCGTCGAGGTCTATCTGCTCGACGATCAGGGCCGGATTCGCGGCCATGACGCGCCGGAGGGGCACCTGATCCGCGATCGTGTCGATCTCGCGCCCATCAGAAAGCTGATCGACGGCGGCGCGCTGCCGATCTTCGGCGACGATCCGCGCAGCGCGTCCGCGCGCAAGGTCTTCAGCGCCGCGCCATTGCGGCAGGGCGGATATATCTACGTCGTATTGCAGGGCGAAGCGCACGACAAGCTGGCGGCGCAGGCATCGCGCACGGCGGTCATGCGGACGACGTTGTGGTCCATGGCGCTGGTGACCACGCTGGGGCTGGCCGCGGGTCTTGCCGCGTTCGCGCTTATCACGCGCCCGCTCCGCCGCCTGACCGTGAAGATCAGCCAGTTCGACTCGACCGGTGGCCACGCGGTCCGCACCGAACGCCCGCCTGCGCCCGCGGCCCGCGACGAGATTACCGCGCTGGAAACCGCGTTCTCCCAGATGGCTAGCCGTATCGACGCGCAATGGCGCGAACTGGCCCAGCAGGATCAGGAACGGCGCGACATGGTCGCCAATATCTCGCACGACCTGCGCACGCCGCTAACCTCCCTGCACGGGTACCTGGAAGCGCTGTCGCTGAAGGCCGATGTGCTGAGCCGGGAGGAGCGCCAGCGGTACCTGGACATCGCCCTGGCCCAGAGCGCCAAGGTCGGCGGCCTGGCGCAGGCGCTGTTCGAACTCGCCCGGCTGGAGCACGGCATGGTGCAGGCCACGCCGGAAGCGTTCTCGATGGTGGATCTCGCGCAGGACGTGCTCGAGAAGTTCGCGCTCCCCGCCGAAGCCAAGCAGCTGCACCTTCGCGCGGGTGTCCCGCCCATGCTGCCCGCCGTCAGGGCCGACCTCGGGATGATCGAGCGCGTGCTGACGAACCTGCTCGACAACGCCATTCGCCACACCCCGGCCGGCGGGACGGTCGAAGTGGACCTCGCCGCCGAAGATGGCAAGGTCGCCGTCACGGTCAGCGATTCGGGCCCGGGCATTCCCGCCGCGTTGCGGGAGTCCATCTTCAATCGGCCGTTCCCGTCCGGTGGCGCGCATCGCGGGGGCGGGCTGGGATTGCTGATCGTGCAGCGGATGCTGCAACTCAACGGCAGCCAGATCCGCCTTGTCGATACACCGGTCGGGGCGACGCTGCGGTTCGCGCTGCCGGTGTCACGCTAG
- a CDS encoding GntR family transcriptional regulator, with the protein MRYTELANSLVKGITEGTFAIGQQLPSELALADQYDVSRTTVRAALDIVEGLGLITRRRRAGTIVCSKTTTNTYTKSVNTIEDLVNYASHTEREVLGVSNVVADEALAAALECKPGTRWMRIRMLRTEMDGDGTPLCWNDAYLEPKIGRRVAPLVPNGTGLLSQIIEQTVGVTVADIKQTIGATTIAGDMARRLLVDPGTAGLEITRTYLDDAKQAFLITVNTYPADKFRFTFWMHRTPTSA; encoded by the coding sequence GTGCGTTACACAGAACTGGCGAACTCCCTTGTCAAGGGCATTACCGAAGGCACGTTTGCCATCGGCCAACAACTGCCCAGCGAGCTGGCGCTGGCGGACCAGTACGACGTCAGCCGCACCACGGTCCGCGCCGCGCTCGACATCGTGGAAGGCCTTGGCCTGATCACGCGCCGCCGGCGGGCCGGCACGATCGTCTGCTCGAAGACGACCACGAACACCTACACCAAGTCCGTCAACACGATCGAGGACCTCGTCAACTACGCGAGCCATACGGAACGCGAGGTGCTCGGGGTATCGAACGTCGTGGCCGACGAAGCCCTCGCGGCCGCGCTCGAATGCAAGCCGGGCACGCGGTGGATGCGCATCCGCATGCTGCGTACGGAGATGGATGGCGACGGCACGCCGCTGTGCTGGAACGATGCCTACCTGGAACCGAAGATCGGCCGGCGCGTGGCGCCGCTGGTGCCCAACGGCACCGGGCTGCTGAGCCAGATCATCGAGCAGACCGTCGGCGTGACGGTGGCCGATATCAAGCAGACGATCGGCGCGACGACCATCGCGGGCGACATGGCACGGCGGCTGCTCGTCGATCCGGGCACGGCCGGGCTCGAGATCACGCGGACCTATCTGGACGACGCCAAGCAGGCGTTTCTGATTACGGTCAACACCTACCCTGCCGACAAGTTCCGCTTCACGTTCTGGATGCATCGGACGCCGACGTCGGCCTGA
- a CDS encoding fumarate hydratase C-terminal domain-containing protein has translation MTTHRLTTPLTDEAIRQLNIGDEVLLSGTIYMARDAAHKRFVDTLARGEDLPVDLKGQVVFYGGPGPTKPGHAIGVVAPTSAYRMDPYATVLFDYGVKGAIGKGDRGDAIRASCKQNTAVCFSAIGGISATLFSCIKSAEVIAYEDLKTEAVQRLVIEDFPLLVTNDAQGRDMYEEEVARYRKLLNS, from the coding sequence ATGACGACACATCGACTGACCACGCCGCTGACCGACGAGGCCATCCGGCAGTTGAACATCGGCGACGAGGTGCTGCTCTCCGGCACGATCTATATGGCGCGCGATGCCGCGCACAAGCGCTTTGTCGATACGCTCGCGCGGGGCGAGGACCTGCCCGTGGACCTGAAGGGACAGGTCGTGTTCTATGGCGGCCCCGGCCCGACCAAGCCCGGCCATGCGATCGGCGTGGTCGCGCCCACGTCGGCCTATCGGATGGACCCCTATGCCACGGTGCTGTTCGACTACGGCGTCAAGGGCGCCATCGGCAAGGGCGACCGCGGCGACGCGATCCGGGCGTCGTGCAAGCAGAACACGGCGGTCTGCTTCTCGGCGATCGGCGGGATTTCCGCGACGCTGTTCTCCTGCATCAAGTCCGCGGAGGTCATCGCCTACGAAGACCTCAAGACGGAGGCGGTGCAGCGCCTCGTCATCGAGGATTTTCCGCTGCTGGTCACCAACGACGCGCAGGGCCGCGACATGTACGAGGAAGAAGTCGCGCGCTACAGGAAGCTGCTGAACAGCTGA
- a CDS encoding fumarate hydratase yields MREIHVDTLTDAVAQLCIDACHRLPDNLVQSFHKAAEKEVSPLGKSVLMKLIDNDRIARENDVSYCHDTGLAIVFVEVGQDVHLVGGHYEEAVQAGVRKGYAEGYMRKSVVSDPLLRVNSNDNTPAVVHTEIVPGDNIEVTVVPKGGGSENWSTMKFLLPGEGAEGVKKFVLSAIEAAGGAACPPLTVGVGIGGSFDKVTAIAKKAILRDIGEHHKEPHIAQLEAELLEAINKTGIGPQGYGGINTALWVSVETYACHITALPVAVNIQCHAGRRATAVI; encoded by the coding sequence ATGAGAGAGATTCACGTAGATACCCTGACCGATGCGGTCGCGCAGCTGTGCATCGACGCCTGCCACCGCCTGCCGGACAACCTCGTGCAGAGCTTCCACAAGGCGGCCGAGAAGGAAGTGTCGCCGCTGGGCAAGTCCGTGCTGATGAAGCTGATCGACAACGATCGCATCGCGCGCGAGAACGATGTCTCCTATTGCCATGACACGGGGCTCGCCATCGTGTTCGTCGAGGTCGGACAGGATGTCCACCTCGTCGGCGGCCACTATGAAGAGGCCGTGCAGGCGGGCGTGCGCAAGGGCTATGCCGAAGGCTATATGCGCAAGTCCGTGGTGTCCGATCCGCTGCTGCGTGTGAACAGCAACGACAACACCCCCGCCGTGGTCCACACGGAGATCGTTCCCGGCGACAACATCGAGGTCACGGTGGTGCCCAAGGGCGGCGGCAGCGAGAACTGGAGCACGATGAAATTCCTGCTCCCCGGCGAAGGCGCCGAGGGCGTCAAGAAGTTCGTGCTGTCGGCCATCGAGGCCGCGGGCGGTGCCGCCTGCCCGCCGCTCACGGTCGGCGTGGGCATCGGCGGCAGCTTCGACAAGGTCACGGCCATCGCCAAGAAGGCGATCCTGCGGGATATCGGCGAGCATCACAAGGAACCGCATATCGCACAGCTGGAAGCCGAACTGCTGGAAGCGATCAACAAGACCGGCATCGGTCCGCAGGGCTATGGCGGCATCAATACGGCGCTCTGGGTGTCCGTCGAAACCTATGCCTGCCATATCACCGCATTGCCGGTGGCGGTCAATATCCAGTGCCACGCGGGCCGTCGTGCCACGGCGGTGATCTGA
- a CDS encoding mandelate racemase/muconate lactonizing enzyme family protein, which translates to MRIVNILHKRLPLRSNIANALVNFSEHTVSLVAMVSDQVRNGRPVIGYAFDSIGRYDQEGILNGRMIPRLLKALPDALLDEAGKLSPARVLQTAMQNEKPGGHGDRAHAAAALELAAWDLIAKLDDVPAAVAIARQCGREADTRIGVYAAGGYYYPGEDVAGLRREVECHIERGFTRFKIKIGGAPLGQDLERAQTAVDTAATLGDGARVAVDANGRFDLDQAIAYGRAMSGLPLMWYEEPCDPLDYASNSELAKHYRGALATGENLFSAQDVRNLVLFGGMRPGLDIFQMDSGLSYGVTGYLRMLHEMETRGFSRRAAFPHGGQLLALHVVAGLGLGGCEVYPDIFQPLGGFGDDARVEDGHVALPSLPGFGFEGKAELWQELTALKP; encoded by the coding sequence ATGCGCATCGTCAACATCCTCCACAAGCGGCTGCCGCTGCGGAGCAATATCGCCAACGCGCTCGTCAATTTCTCGGAGCACACGGTCTCGCTGGTCGCGATGGTCTCCGACCAGGTCCGCAATGGCCGGCCGGTCATCGGCTATGCGTTCGACTCGATCGGCCGCTACGATCAGGAAGGGATTCTCAATGGCCGGATGATCCCACGCCTGCTCAAGGCGTTGCCCGACGCGCTGCTCGACGAAGCCGGCAAGCTATCGCCGGCCAGGGTCCTGCAAACGGCGATGCAGAACGAGAAGCCCGGCGGCCACGGCGATCGCGCGCATGCGGCGGCCGCACTGGAGCTCGCCGCGTGGGATCTGATCGCCAAGCTCGATGACGTTCCCGCCGCGGTGGCCATCGCACGCCAGTGCGGACGCGAGGCCGACACGCGCATCGGCGTCTACGCGGCCGGCGGCTACTACTACCCGGGAGAGGATGTGGCCGGCCTGCGCCGCGAAGTCGAATGCCATATCGAACGGGGCTTTACGCGCTTCAAGATCAAGATCGGCGGCGCGCCGCTGGGACAGGATCTGGAACGCGCGCAGACGGCTGTCGATACGGCCGCGACGCTTGGCGACGGCGCGCGCGTTGCCGTGGACGCCAATGGGCGCTTCGATCTCGATCAGGCCATCGCCTATGGCCGCGCCATGTCCGGGTTACCGCTCATGTGGTACGAGGAGCCGTGCGATCCGCTCGACTACGCGAGCAACAGCGAACTGGCAAAGCACTATCGCGGCGCGCTGGCCACCGGCGAAAACCTGTTCTCCGCGCAGGACGTCCGGAACCTCGTGCTCTTTGGCGGCATGCGTCCTGGCCTCGACATCTTCCAGATGGATTCGGGCCTGTCCTATGGCGTGACCGGCTATCTGCGCATGCTGCACGAGATGGAAACGCGAGGCTTCTCGCGCCGCGCCGCGTTTCCGCACGGCGGGCAACTGCTGGCCCTGCATGTGGTGGCCGGCCTCGGGCTCGGCGGCTGCGAAGTCTATCCCGATATTTTCCAGCCACTCGGTGGCTTCGGCGACGACGCGCGCGTGGAGGACGGCCATGTCGCGCTGCCGTCGCTCCCGGGCTTCGGCTTCGAAGGCAAGGCCGAACTGTGGCAAGAACTGACTGCACTCAAACCCTGA
- a CDS encoding Bug family tripartite tricarboxylate transporter substrate binding protein translates to MKKRHLLLAAAAAWIGAAVPAAYASAGYPSAPVTIVVPFAAGQTGDIIARLIGKELAERLKQPFVVDNRGGGGRIGTAYVAKARADGYTLLLTSTGPYAIAPALYPRTMQYDPVRDFTGIAEVATTPQIIAVSPKSGINTFADLVKQAQKSDLSYGSAGNGSTQHLTMELLKKELNFPLVHVPFKGSSESKTQVMSGMIPVTSDSLPAIYTNIKAGQMKAIAVVDKQRSAYLPDVPTLAESGFPALSTVAFFGLVAPKNTPKDVVAVLNKNLMKIARTPDFQQKMKELAMTPALEKSPEQFTAYLTEEVTRWKKIVQDSNVKVEDY, encoded by the coding sequence ATGAAGAAGCGACATCTGCTTCTCGCCGCGGCCGCGGCATGGATAGGCGCAGCCGTGCCCGCTGCCTACGCATCGGCGGGCTACCCTTCGGCGCCCGTGACGATCGTGGTGCCGTTTGCCGCGGGCCAGACCGGCGACATCATTGCCCGCCTGATCGGCAAGGAACTGGCCGAACGCCTGAAGCAGCCCTTCGTGGTCGATAACCGGGGCGGCGGCGGGCGCATCGGCACCGCGTATGTCGCCAAGGCCAGGGCCGATGGCTACACGCTGCTGCTGACGAGCACGGGCCCCTACGCCATCGCACCGGCGCTGTATCCGCGCACGATGCAATACGACCCCGTGCGCGACTTCACGGGCATCGCCGAGGTGGCCACCACGCCGCAGATCATCGCGGTCTCGCCGAAATCGGGGATCAACACCTTTGCGGACCTCGTCAAGCAGGCGCAAAAGAGCGATCTGTCGTACGGCTCGGCCGGCAATGGCTCGACCCAGCATCTGACGATGGAGCTCCTGAAGAAGGAACTGAATTTCCCGCTCGTGCACGTGCCGTTCAAGGGCAGTTCCGAATCGAAGACGCAGGTCATGAGCGGGATGATCCCGGTGACCTCGGACTCGCTGCCCGCCATCTACACGAACATCAAGGCCGGCCAGATGAAGGCGATCGCGGTCGTCGACAAGCAGCGCTCGGCCTATCTGCCGGACGTTCCCACGCTTGCCGAATCCGGCTTCCCTGCCCTGTCCACGGTCGCGTTCTTCGGGCTGGTGGCCCCGAAGAACACGCCGAAGGATGTCGTGGCCGTCCTCAACAAGAACCTGATGAAGATCGCGCGTACGCCCGATTTCCAGCAGAAGATGAAGGAGCTCGCGATGACGCCCGCGCTGGAGAAGTCTCCCGAACAGTTCACCGCCTACCTGACGGAAGAAGTCACGCGCTGGAAGAAGATCGTCCAGGACTCGAACGTCAAGGTCGAAGACTACTGA
- a CDS encoding Dyp-type peroxidase gives MKNTPTPQAVCNPITRSAIFIVATIAEGSEQGDKVKALCGDIAALVRSVGKRQPQAYLSCVCGFGSAAWDRLFGTPRPAELHPFREFGEGKRHAIATPGDMLLHIRADQMDLCFEFATQVMKRLGDAVSVVDEVHGFRYFDMRSMVGFVDGTENPEDNEMAEFTIIGDEDPTFAGGSYVIAQKYLHDMGAWNDLTVEAQERVIGRTKLDDIELDESVKPSNSHSALTTIEKDGKEIKILRDNMPFGQPGKGEFGTFFIGYARSPAPIEEMLENMFVGKPPGNYDRLLDFSQAKTGGLFFVPPAGFLEALGD, from the coding sequence ATGAAGAACACGCCCACACCCCAAGCCGTTTGCAATCCCATCACCCGTTCGGCCATTTTTATCGTCGCGACCATTGCCGAAGGCAGTGAGCAGGGCGACAAGGTCAAGGCACTGTGCGGCGACATTGCCGCGCTGGTGCGCTCGGTCGGCAAGCGCCAGCCGCAGGCTTACCTGTCATGCGTCTGCGGTTTCGGATCGGCGGCGTGGGACCGTTTGTTCGGCACGCCACGCCCGGCGGAGCTGCATCCTTTCCGGGAGTTCGGCGAAGGCAAACGGCACGCGATCGCCACGCCCGGGGACATGCTCCTGCATATCCGGGCGGACCAGATGGACCTGTGCTTCGAGTTCGCGACGCAGGTCATGAAGCGCCTGGGCGACGCCGTATCGGTCGTGGACGAAGTCCATGGATTCCGATACTTCGACATGCGCAGCATGGTGGGCTTCGTCGATGGCACGGAGAACCCCGAAGACAACGAGATGGCCGAGTTCACGATCATCGGAGACGAAGACCCGACGTTCGCCGGCGGCAGCTATGTCATCGCGCAGAAGTACCTGCATGACATGGGGGCATGGAACGACCTGACCGTGGAAGCGCAGGAACGCGTGATCGGCCGCACGAAGCTGGACGACATCGAACTGGACGAGTCGGTCAAACCATCGAACTCGCACAGCGCGCTGACGACCATCGAAAAGGATGGCAAGGAGATCAAGATCCTGCGCGACAACATGCCGTTCGGCCAACCGGGCAAGGGCGAGTTCGGCACGTTCTTCATCGGCTACGCGAGATCACCGGCACCGATCGAGGAAATGCTGGAAAACATGTTCGTAGGCAAACCACCGGGCAACTATGACCGCCTGCTGGACTTCAGCCAGGCGAAAACAGGCGGGCTGTTCTTCGTGCCGCCGGCGGGATTCCTGGAAGCGTTGGGGGACTGA
- a CDS encoding AbiV family abortive infection protein has protein sequence MSSKKLNTYRGPLSAAEVAAGMNAANANAQRLADDAEALLAAGRIPTAASLAALSIEESGKVSILRQLATSNSKEEVAAAWKSYRSHSRKNVNWLLPELAVKGARKLEDFRPLFEEDAEHPFVLDKVKQLGFYTDCLGNRHWSVPTNAIDEALAGSLIQIAKLLVGKREISVKEIELWIHHVGSAPKNDFSAMKRALASWYSAMQEAGLRPLGNNEMERFINEGVPFP, from the coding sequence ATGTCTTCGAAGAAGCTGAACACATATCGAGGGCCGTTATCCGCAGCGGAAGTCGCCGCTGGAATGAACGCCGCCAATGCGAATGCTCAACGTCTCGCAGACGATGCTGAAGCGCTACTTGCTGCTGGGCGAATTCCGACTGCTGCTTCGCTTGCAGCTCTATCGATCGAAGAATCTGGAAAAGTATCGATCCTTCGGCAACTCGCCACCTCGAATTCCAAAGAAGAAGTCGCTGCCGCTTGGAAGAGTTATCGATCTCACAGTCGAAAAAACGTTAATTGGCTACTCCCTGAACTTGCAGTCAAGGGTGCACGGAAGCTAGAGGATTTTCGACCGCTTTTTGAGGAAGATGCTGAACATCCGTTCGTTCTCGACAAAGTAAAACAACTCGGGTTTTACACAGATTGCCTGGGCAATCGTCACTGGTCGGTTCCCACTAACGCGATCGATGAAGCGCTCGCTGGTAGCCTTATTCAGATCGCCAAGCTTCTTGTGGGCAAGCGCGAGATCAGCGTCAAAGAAATCGAGCTCTGGATCCACCACGTGGGTTCAGCGCCAAAGAACGACTTCTCCGCAATGAAGAGGGCTTTGGCCAGTTGGTACTCCGCCATGCAGGAAGCTGGTCTTCGGCCGCTCGGAAACAACGAGATGGAGCGCTTCATCAATGAAGGCGTGCCCTTCCCATAG
- a CDS encoding DUF2513 domain-containing protein has product MEPTMKRDWDLVREILTRLEGLNPNHEGLSSSQFDGYDPTMVAYHFQMLNEAGLIIARTIGSMSERYAGAFALRLTWDGQEFLSKIRSDTVWSKVKKMITDKGIALGFDVIKVAATHYIKSQFRD; this is encoded by the coding sequence GTGGAACCGACGATGAAGCGGGACTGGGACCTGGTCCGGGAAATCTTGACACGCCTCGAGGGGCTGAATCCGAACCACGAGGGGTTGTCCTCAAGTCAGTTCGACGGCTATGACCCTACAATGGTCGCTTATCACTTCCAGATGCTCAACGAAGCGGGCCTGATCATTGCCAGGACCATAGGCAGTATGTCGGAGCGTTACGCGGGAGCGTTCGCCTTGCGGTTGACGTGGGATGGCCAGGAATTTCTCAGCAAGATCCGCAGCGATACGGTGTGGTCCAAGGTTAAGAAGATGATCACCGACAAGGGCATCGCTCTTGGCTTCGACGTGATCAAGGTCGCGGCGACGCACTACATCAAGTCGCAGTTCCGAGATTAG
- a CDS encoding type II CAAX prenyl endopeptidase Rce1 family protein translates to MFAGQILLILTSWWILGTGDAQERPFENRSIEFKLLVIVVVMPYVETLIGQWAPIRLLAGVLRQPWWRAWLGSTIVFTCLHGSTDRNVLSIFLGAMVLAGVFVIEARRRGRPVLCAYLTHALANAMVLSLQLL, encoded by the coding sequence ATGTTCGCAGGGCAGATCTTGCTGATCCTGACGAGTTGGTGGATCCTGGGTACAGGGGACGCACAGGAAAGGCCGTTCGAAAATCGTTCTATAGAGTTCAAACTGCTGGTTATCGTGGTTGTGATGCCGTACGTTGAAACGCTGATTGGGCAATGGGCTCCCATACGGTTGCTAGCGGGAGTGCTCCGTCAACCTTGGTGGCGCGCGTGGCTCGGTTCAACCATCGTGTTCACATGTTTGCATGGCTCTACAGATCGAAATGTCCTAAGTATTTTCCTCGGGGCAATGGTACTTGCTGGCGTGTTTGTCATAGAGGCACGGAGGCGCGGCCGACCGGTGCTATGTGCTTATCTGACCCATGCACTGGCGAACGCCATGGTGCTCTCGCTCCAACTTCTATAG
- a CDS encoding Bug family tripartite tricarboxylate transporter substrate binding protein, producing MVQFSSVLLRKLGVVACMGAAALAMGTVQAQPEWPGKPINYIVPYPAGGTTDILARLVAMKVGQALHTTIVVENRPGATGAIGSAFVARAAPDGYTLLGASTASHAINPALNPKLPYDAVKSFAPVVLLGTIPSVLIVGPNSSHKTVKDLLAAAKAKPGAVTFASGGNGTILQMSSELLQQHENVRMTHVPYKGDVPAIQDVIAGHVDFMFAPTAPILPHVQAGKLRALAVATAARVPSLPNVPTMAEAGVPGFEAEQWQGIFAPAGTPPAIVQRLNAEINRALQDPEVKAQLDKLGIKIAGGAPERLTEIQKADIAKWSRVGKAANITLE from the coding sequence ATGGTCCAGTTTTCCTCTGTTTTGCTGCGCAAGCTCGGCGTTGTCGCCTGCATGGGCGCGGCAGCGCTCGCAATGGGCACGGTTCAGGCGCAACCCGAATGGCCGGGCAAGCCCATCAACTACATCGTGCCGTACCCGGCCGGCGGTACCACCGACATCCTCGCGCGCCTGGTGGCGATGAAAGTCGGACAGGCCCTTCATACGACCATCGTGGTGGAGAACCGTCCCGGCGCGACCGGTGCGATCGGCTCGGCCTTCGTCGCGCGCGCCGCGCCCGATGGCTACACGTTGCTGGGCGCGTCCACCGCTTCGCACGCGATCAATCCCGCGCTGAACCCGAAGCTGCCGTATGACGCGGTCAAGTCGTTCGCGCCGGTGGTGTTGCTCGGCACCATTCCGAGCGTGCTCATTGTCGGGCCCAACAGCTCGCACAAGACCGTCAAGGATCTGCTCGCTGCCGCGAAGGCCAAGCCCGGCGCGGTGACCTTTGCCTCGGGCGGTAACGGCACCATCCTGCAAATGTCCTCCGAGCTGCTGCAGCAGCACGAGAACGTGCGGATGACCCACGTGCCCTACAAGGGCGATGTGCCGGCGATCCAGGATGTGATAGCGGGCCATGTGGACTTCATGTTCGCGCCGACCGCGCCGATCCTGCCGCATGTGCAGGCCGGCAAGCTGCGCGCGCTCGCCGTCGCCACGGCCGCTCGCGTGCCGAGTCTGCCGAATGTGCCGACGATGGCCGAAGCCGGGGTGCCGGGGTTCGAAGCCGAGCAATGGCAGGGCATCTTCGCGCCGGCCGGCACGCCGCCCGCCATCGTGCAGCGGCTCAATGCCGAGATCAATCGCGCGCTGCAAGACCCGGAGGTCAAGGCGCAGCTTGACAAGCTCGGCATCAAGATCGCCGGTGGCGCGCCGGAGCGGCTGACCGAGATCCAGAAGGCCGATATCGCCAAATGGAGCCGCGTCGGCAAGGCGGCCAACATCACGCTGGAGTAA
- a CDS encoding amidohydrolase family protein, which translates to MSGQALPVVAPVVDLADACDCHMHVYDRRYPVAAGATLRPADASVDDYRRVQRALGTRRAVVVTPSTYGTDNSITVDAIAALGTGALGVAVVGPDVTDAELARLHRRGIRGIRFNLTLPAPVTLADIPTLARRIAALGWHVQLNLPPAWLPDAAAMLAALPVPMVFDHYGHLPLEGAQAEPAFRTIAALLEAGKAWVKLSGPYIESRTGAPDYADVQPLAARYLALAPERMVWGSDWPHPTVQARGGEPVDDAATLRTFIEWCGAAALAEQVLVRNPQTLYASRT; encoded by the coding sequence ATGAGCGGTCAGGCCTTGCCCGTCGTCGCTCCCGTTGTCGATCTGGCCGACGCCTGCGATTGCCATATGCACGTCTACGATCGCCGCTATCCCGTCGCGGCCGGCGCGACGCTGCGGCCAGCGGATGCGTCGGTCGACGACTATCGGCGGGTCCAGCGCGCGCTCGGCACGCGGCGCGCGGTGGTGGTGACACCTTCGACGTACGGCACCGACAACAGCATCACGGTGGACGCCATTGCCGCACTCGGCACCGGGGCGCTCGGCGTGGCGGTGGTGGGGCCCGATGTCACGGACGCCGAGCTGGCGCGGCTGCATCGCAGGGGCATTCGCGGTATTCGCTTCAATCTGACGCTGCCCGCGCCGGTGACGCTCGCCGATATCCCCACGCTCGCGCGCCGCATCGCGGCACTCGGCTGGCACGTGCAACTGAACCTGCCGCCGGCGTGGCTGCCCGACGCGGCGGCCATGCTCGCCGCGTTGCCGGTGCCGATGGTGTTCGACCACTACGGGCACCTGCCGCTCGAGGGCGCGCAGGCGGAGCCCGCGTTCCGCACCATTGCCGCGCTGCTGGAGGCAGGCAAGGCGTGGGTCAAGCTGTCGGGGCCGTATATCGAATCGCGTACCGGTGCGCCGGATTACGCGGACGTCCAGCCGCTAGCGGCACGGTATCTCGCGCTGGCGCCCGAGCGCATGGTGTGGGGCTCCGACTGGCCGCACCCGACGGTGCAGGCCCGCGGTGGCGAACCGGTCGACGACGCGGCCACGTTGCGCACGTTTATCGAGTGGTGCGGCGCCGCGGCATTGGCGGAGCAGGTGCTGGTGCGCAATCCGCAGACGCTTTACGCGTCACGTACGTAG